The genomic window TGTCACCCACGCCTTGGAGGTCACGCCATCCAGTCGCAGCTCTTTGACCAGCAGCGTGGTCGAACCGATTTCCACGAAGCGCTGGAAGATATGCCGGATCAACTTCGCTTCCTTGGCATTTTGGACAAGGCGACGGTTTTCGACATCGTAGCCCAGCGGCGGGATGCCGCCCATCCACATCCCCTTCTTCTTGCTGGCGGTGATCTTGTCGCGGATGCGCTCGCCGGTGACCTCACGCTCGAACTGGGCGAAGGACAGCAGCACATTGAGCATCAGCCGTCCCATGCTGGTCGTGGTGTTGAACTGCTGGGTGACGGAAACAAATGACACACCTTGGCGCTCGAACACCTCGACCATTCTGGAGAAATCGGAAAGGCTGCGAGTCAGGCGGTCAATTTTGTAGATCACGACCACATCGATCTTGCCCGCCTCGATGTCGGCGATCAGACGTTTCAGTCCCGGACGCTCCATATTGCCGCCGGAGAATGCCGGATCGTCATAATCGTCAGCGACCGCAATCCACCCCTCGGCGCGCTGACTGGCGATATAGGCATGACCGGCATCACGTTGTGCATCGATGGAGTTGTATTCCTGATCCAGTCCTTCCTCGCTGGACTTGCGGGTGTAGACCGCGCAGCGCAGGCGACGTTTGATTGTCTCGCTCATTTACGCGCTCCCCTCTTCGACTTCTTCGCGGGTTGATTTTGACGGAGACCGAAAAACAACGGCCCAGACCAACGCGTTCCGGTGATCTCGCGGGCGATGATGGACAGGCTGCCGTAGCGCCTGCCCTCGTACTCATACTGACCATCGGCTTCGACGACCACGCGATGTTCGACATCCTGATATAGCCGGGTCAGCACGGTTCCGACCGACGGCAGATAATCCTTGCTGCGCGCAGTCACCTTGCCCCGCTCCATCAGTGTTTCGATACGGCGCTTGTTACTCTCCAGCAGGTTGCGATCCACCTTGCGGAATTCGACGATCTGCAATTTGTAGGCGATGCGCCGTTCCAGAAACTGCCGGTTGTGGGTTGGCGTGTCGCCACCGAACAGGCGTTTCCACATAGCCTTGATCTCGGCCATATTCATCTGCGGCAACTGTGATATTTGCGCAACGACCGATGGCGGCGTGGTGAATTGGGTAGTTCTTGCGTTCATTTTCATTCCTTATTTCTCTGGTTGTTGGAGACCCCATGAACGCTTCGTCCGGGCTGAATAGCAAGTTCAAACTCGCTCTCTAATTCCATGGTTTCTGGTTGACGCGATCTTGGCTCATGCATGCGTGCAATGCCGCGTGCCAGCAACGTGGCGACCTCCTGCCTGCGCTGTTCCGAGGTCATCCGGTCGGGTGGTGTTTGGTTCACATCCATCATTGGTATCACTCCTGTTCTGTCCAACTGTTTCGATACAGAAATTGTGCAACGACAGGGGCTGAAATCCAGCGAGGGAGTTTCAAACAGCTACGAACGGATGCGGGCTATTGCGAAAAAGATATGAAGATTTTTTACTGGGATGATTATTTTTGACGAGAGAACGCCCGTTCTCTACAATATCACCCATGAAAACTTCCCAGCAAAAATCGGCCAACGACCGGGAGCATTTGGCCCGTCTGCAGGCGTACTACGCCGAGTATCGGACCTTTCCGTCCTATGCCCGTCTGATGGCGATACTAGGGTTTGCCTCCAAGTCCGCCATCAAGAAGGTATTGGAACGGCTCGAAGCGGCAGGAATGCTGGAACGCACGCCGGATGGTGACTGGGCACCGAGTGACAGTTTCTTCGAGCGCACGATTGCCAGCCAGCCGGTTCCGGCAGGTGCGCCGGTCGCCGTATCAGACGAGACCTGCGAGCAGGTCATGCTGGATCGCTTCCTGATCGAGAAACCGGCGCAAACCGTGATCATTCGGGTCAAGGGGGAGTCGATGATCGATGCTGGCATCCACAGCGGCGATCTAGCCATCGTCGAACGCCGGACTCACGCGCAGCCCGGCGAACTGGTGGTCGGCATCGTCGATGACGAGTTCACGCTCAAGACACTGGGGCGTGACAAGGAAGGTTTTCATCTGATTCCAGCCAATCCGGATTTCTCGATCATCCGGCCACAGGGCAAACTGGAAATTTTTGGGGTCGTTGTCGGCCTGGTGCGCAAATATTCGTAAAGGAAAACCCCATACATGAAAATCTTCAACCCACGCCATTTCCTCCGGCACATCTCGATGCCGACGCTGCACGAATTCACCGAAGCGCATGTTCTTAATTCCCGACTGAACATCGACTGGGAACAGCCACCCGAAACCCTGCCCACACAACTGGCTGATGCGGTCGAGGCACTGGATGCGTCGCTGCCCAATTCAGACCTACCTGCCGCCGAACGTGAGGCAATCGGCCACGACATCCATATCTGGTACGACGATCTGCGCC from Ferriphaselus amnicola includes these protein-coding regions:
- a CDS encoding DUF2924 domain-containing protein — protein: MNARTTQFTTPPSVVAQISQLPQMNMAEIKAMWKRLFGGDTPTHNRQFLERRIAYKLQIVEFRKVDRNLLESNKRRIETLMERGKVTARSKDYLPSVGTVLTRLYQDVEHRVVVEADGQYEYEGRRYGSLSIIAREITGTRWSGPLFFGLRQNQPAKKSKRGARK
- a CDS encoding LexA family protein is translated as MKTSQQKSANDREHLARLQAYYAEYRTFPSYARLMAILGFASKSAIKKVLERLEAAGMLERTPDGDWAPSDSFFERTIASQPVPAGAPVAVSDETCEQVMLDRFLIEKPAQTVIIRVKGESMIDAGIHSGDLAIVERRTHAQPGELVVGIVDDEFTLKTLGRDKEGFHLIPANPDFSIIRPQGKLEIFGVVVGLVRKYS